Part of the Nicotiana sylvestris chromosome 2, ASM39365v2, whole genome shotgun sequence genome, tgcataggtataggtgtacataatatcatcaagccactgtgggaatcccatcatattgtctcggccactgtgggcatcatcatcaatatataccagctgatcaggtggtggtgcgtatataacgccgtaacctttttccatatcccatatacatatatttaaatatatacgcgtatataacgccatctggtcatgggtcaatgcacatgtataaatgggtgaaatgcatgaaaaatacataataatatcaatattccttccgaataaactttttaaactgtgtattattctgagacccatgaacagaagataataattattctcatggggaatcaagaatatagacacccctactatttttataaatagagtaatttatgaaaactgtgtgtttgctcgtttcctttgtataatttggaccatgccaaaagaaataagggatagcctaaacatacctggagtagggaaaacttcgGATAATATTTCGTTGGAAACCTTtatggattgaacttagaaccaaAAATTGGATTAAGCTTTTGCGTTTTAAAATTGGTGAACGAAATCAGCTTCTGTTCTTGGCGTTGAAGCTTCTGTTCTTGAAATTTATGAATTACAGCTTCTGCGTtttgaaatttatggaaattgttTGAACTTCAGAGCTTCTGTTTTTTACTTTGAAGTGTTTaaacaaagaaaggaaaagtTTTTGCTTTTGGAATTACTAACGTTACTTGGCCCTTATCCAAAATGAATTAGGACAAACACTTCTTTAGTTTGTAATTCAATTACATCATAGATAGCCACCTAGGATATTTAATACTTAGTCATTTCATATGGTTAGCTAGTGCTGCCACGTATCATTTCCACACTGtaataattaattaggtaatgtcccgtcatccgataattaaccaattacccgcataatttaaaaattatctcaaattacctaaaaatactactcattttttaatataatttatatattacactaccgtggtcatgtggtaccttgcatggtactacttcctaattatcaggtattatcgctcaacccgtattttatcccaaattggccactttctaAGAAACTCGTTTTCTTGAATTCGTGTACCCCtgtatccttcataacacttttttatcgcttgttataaatagcataaatacgttaatgtcaagatgatatgatccccgagtctacgtcaattaactgaagatgaaaccTTTAACGTACTAAAatacgagatgtaacatccttccccccttataaacattcgtccttgaataaTCAACTCCCCGTggtctatataactttggcagggtcgcctttgtaacaactccactaccaactctccccaTAGAATCTTAATAACCCAACACCACATAGGACTATAATTATGAATAACTACAATGGCGTCACATGACTAatgacaataaccaacacaagaatttatacacgtaccttatgattatgacgtctcagtcggacccttctctggaggaggaaataagtagggatatctagacttcatgttttcctcggcctcccaagttatttcttccacattattgttcctccaaagtactttcacggaggctacctccttattccgtagcttgcggatttgtcgatcTAAGATGGCAACCgtaatttcctcgtatgacaagtcctctgtaatctgtacatcatccgtgggcaCCACTCAGGTAGGATCGCTAATgtactttcgtaacatagatacgtgaaaaatcggATAGATAGACCCCAATTCCGAGGCAATTCTAActtataagctacttggcccactctttTAATGATcatataaggcccaatatactgtgcgctaagtttgcctttcttgccaaatccCAGCACACCTTTCATAGTGACACCTTTATGAATATtcagtcatcaaccccgaactctaaatctcgtcgctGTACGTTAGAATATGACTTTTGACAACTCTGAGCTATTAACAATTGATCCCGGATCaattttactttttctatggcctgctgAACCATGTCTGACCCTTGTAATTTAGATTCTCCAatatcgaaccaccctataggtgacctacacttccgtacataaagagcttcgtatagagccatctgaatactggaatggtaactattattatatgcgaactcaataagcggcaaaTGATCATCCCTACTACCTCTGAAGTCTATTACGCAAGCTCGTAATATATCTTACaatgtttgaatagtacgctcagtctgtccgtctgtctggggatgaaatgctgtactaagacatacttgagtccccaatcctttttggaaggacctccagaagttagctgtaaattgagctcctctatcctagataatagatacagggacaccatgcaatcatactatctccttaatataaagcctcgcataatcctCTAATGAATATGTAGTTTTAATGAGCAGAAAATGGGccgactttgtaagcctatcaacaatcacccatatcgaatcaaacttacgctgggtacgaggtaagcctacaatgaagtccatattgattactttccatttccaagtcggaatctccatagcttgcAATACCCCACTagcaatcttaacctgctgacagttaggacactgagcaacaaactctgctatatcctttttcattccttCCTACTAATAcacttccttgatatcatgataaatctttgtttctcctggatggatagaataacgagaataatgAGTATCTCCCATAACCTGCCATCGCAGCCCTACattattaggcacacataatcgtcctcgatatctgaggaccccatcttctataatttcaaatggcgtcttctccttctgaagggtggtatacctataatgaactaacataggatccttgtactggcattcctttacttcaattactaaagaggatgtttccgtatcctgaagagtaattccaatatcacctgattccagtaactgaactccaaaactagctagctgatgaacctcatgggctattccctttttttcttgctgtaaatacgataggctacccatagatctacgattTAGGctcggctactacgttcgccttcccaggatggtacaaaatatcaacgtcatagtgtTTAAGTATCTCCAACCATATCCTTTGATGTAGATTCAATTACTTTtgcttgaagatctggaggcttTTATGATCCGTATAAATATCAACATGAATACTATACAAGTAGGGCCTCCACAattttagtgcatgaatcactgcggctaactctagatcatggattaggtagttcttctcgtgctctCTTAGTTGTATAGAAgaataagccacaaccttaccatgatgtatcaacacacaacccaatccaatgccgaAAGCGTTACAATATatcacataaccatcggtcccttctgggagcgttaAAACCGGTTGTTAATCTATCCTTTAAGGCCTGAAAACTCCATTCGCAAgcgtcagtccattgaaacttttctcccttctgagtcaactttgttaaaggtgctgaaagggaagaaaatccttccacaaatcttctgtaataacctgccaaacggagaaagctacgaacctccgtcggtaTTATGAGTCTAGGCCATAtttttactgcctcaatcttttatgTATCCACTCgaatgccttcacccgaaataacATGCctaaggaaagctacagagttcaaccagaattcacatttagaaaattttgcatacaacttcccttcgtGTAGAACTCTTAGCACAATACACAGATGATCTGCATGcacagcctctgaacgagaatacaccaatatatcatcgataaatacaattatgaacaaaTCTAAAAAAGTcttgaacacacggttcatcaaatccatgaatactgctggggcatcgGTCAGACCGAAcaacataacccgaaactcaaagtgctcatatctagtcctgaatgttgtcttcagaatatcttcatccttaacccttacttgatggtacTCGGACCTCAAGTccatctttgaaaaacacttggcaccttgcaactgataaaataaatcatcaattttcgggtatgggtacttattcttgatcgtcaccttattcacctgcctataatcaatacacattcgtaaggatccatctttctttctcacaaacaacacaggtgctccgTATAGTGACGTagtaggtctgataaaaccttttcaagtaagtcctttaattgttctttcaactctttcagctctgcaggggccattctatagggaggaatagatattgggtgagtatcttgtagtaggtcaatagcaaactcaatttctcgctctggcgggagaccctaaagctcatcgggaaactcattcaccatagggatggactgaatggttggtgccTCCACTTCCATATCCTGAACTCGAACTAAGTAATAAATACAGCTCTtattgatcatcttccttgccttgagataggaaatgaataTTCCTCTCGGAGATGCCGTATTGCCTTTCCACTTAAAAATAGGTTCCCctagaaattgaaatcggactatctttgatctacaatcaacgttggcatgataggaagccaaccaatccatacctattataacatcaaattctaccatatccaACTCTATTAGGCCCGCTACGGTAGATCGACTATGAACTACTACTATGCAACCCCTATATACTTTCTTAGATATCATTGAGTCCCTAACaagtgtagacacctcaaaaggtttaaccaatttaggtttcattccaaacttactagcaactaaTGGAGTAACATATGaaaaggtggaacctgggtcaatcagtgcatgtatatcatatgaggagactgataatatacttgTAACAACATCAGGTGATGACTCCTGGTCTTGTCGTCCTGCAAACGCATAAATGCTGTTTTGAGGATTGCTCGAGTTAGATGTTCCACCTttacctctaccacgactcattggtccTTATGGACGTTGCCTAGGGGCACGTACTAATGATGATGAACCAGCTACAGATCCccctggctgagctatgcttgcatcacctctcataaCCTGacccggataaccacaagtataacaaacacctagtCCCATACAACACTGcccggtatgctgcttaccacattgagcacatcATGGCAAGGGCGgtctcatctgatttgactcacccctatacagTGAACCTGAGGCCCTAAAATTCTAACTAGACCCTGAATATaaggaacgatcaaatctcttaccgccaaacgGAGGGGGCGCGCTAGCCGATGGCTGGGCTAGATACCTCAGGTACTCCTGCCTccgaccacctcgaaactcaccagaaggactcgaagaccttgctctcttattctgggccctatcatgctcacgattgGCCCTCTATTTCTATTTACGCTCTTGTGCACcttgagcgtatgcctgaatatgagaaatatctatgtctggctgaagtgagaccgacatacaatcgttaagcaagtgaggctctaatcccatcacaaaCCGGTGAAcctgatcctccatcttagatacaatagtgcaAGAATGcctagccaatgaatcaaactgaagactgtactcccgaaTACTCATATTAGCCTGCCGAAGTGttaagaacctatcaactctagcCCGTCTAAACTCTGGTGggagataatgacgaagaaaagcttctgtaaactcctgccatactgttGGAGGGGCACCCTCACCTCTGGACaactcccaagactcgtaccaattaattACAACATCTCGGTGTCTATAGGAAGCTATctcaactgactcagtctcagtggccttcattacccttaatGTCCTCTACAttttatcaataaatacctgaggttCCTCGTTTGGATCTGCTCCAGTGAATATAGGAGGGTCTAAATTAACAATGTTATGAACCCCTCACACTTGCAGACCTATCTTCCTAACCAATACCTATTTCCTAATGTCGAGCCTatgcggctactaatcgggtcaataactgaataacatctctcatctcctgacccggtgtATCAGGTtgaggtgctgaatgtacaggggcgggcggtggagctggtgcccctcggagctcttctggaaagggtggggtatgtgaagtctgagatggaacctcaccataagactctccaaaagccctggtaactcgtggtgctcgactagtagtctcaccagccacagaCTTTCTCTTCTAGGCgaccgtactctttggaggcataactgaaaatataacatatcgttaggaacatgaattcttgtattgcacgatctgagataaaaagagaggataacatcctatatgtcctgtagcctcttgtttataagtgtggtgcacaacacacccataaacaagactctactagacatggtctGTAGACAACTCTAGgatagaactactctgataccacttttgtcacgaaaCGGATGGGCTGcgatgggtgcctgagtcctacctgtcaaacaaccctaagcatgcgtctaagatatgaacttgaataacatctgctgaattatgaAAATAACATAAATGTAGGAAACCTGCCAATAAGTaatatgtacatatacatgcagaatacagtggtcGAGACGACAAGGCTTCTATGGACaattatacatccaaaactgaaagccgacaaggccacatacaacccaactagacatactgtctacaaacctctaatagaaacataactatacaaagatgggactgagcacattatatatatatatatatatatatatatatatatatatatatatatatatatatatatatatatatatatatatatatatatatatatatcaggttgaggtgctgaatgtacaggggcgggcggtggagctggtgcccctcagAGCTTTTctggaaagggcggggtatgtgaagtctgagatggaacctcaccataagactctccacaagccctggtaactcgtggcgctcgactagtagtctcaccagccacggactttcccttctaggcggccgtactctttggaggcataactgaaatataacatatcgttaggaatatgaattcttgtattgcacgatctgagataaaaagagaggataacaacctatatgtcctgtagcctcctgtttataagtgtggtgcacaacaaacccataaacaagactctactagacacggtctgtagacaaatCTAGGAtataactgctctgataccacttttgtcacgaaaCGGATGAgctgcgacgggtgcctgagtcctacctgtcaaacaaccctaagcatgcgtctaagatatgaacctcaataacatctgctgaattatgaaaataacatacatgtaggaaacctgccaacaagtaatatgtacatatacatgcagaatacagtggtcGAGATGACAAGGCTTCTATGGACaattatacatccaaaactgaaagccgacaaggccacatacaacccaactagacatactgtctacagacctctaatagaaacataactatacaaagatgggactgagcacgttatatatatatatatatatatatatatatatatatatatatatcgtaccaaaatcaaaagcagctccggatcaagtggatcACACTAACTTTCGCTGATTAttgatcctaagaagggggaccgtcagcttgcctacatgcacctacgggcatgaaacgcaggccccgtaaaATAGGCAATTAGTACTAAAAAtttactaagtatgtaaggcatgaaaattagtacgtaaaagacatagatgaaacatggaataacaagacacatctttaaatctgaataaatttgtaaattctgaaacatttataatgtcatgcacgcgcgtataaatgttgtgtcatgcttaggtatgggtgtacataatatcatcaagccactaagggcatcccatcatatcgtctcaaccactgtgggcaacatcatcaacatataccagttgatcaggtggtggtgcatatataatgccgtaaccttttcccatatcccatatacataaatttacatatatacacgtatataacaccatctagtcatgggtcaatgcacatgtataaatgggtgaaatgtatgaaaaatacataataatctcaatattcctcccggataaactttttcaattgcgtattattctgagacccatgaacagaagataataataattatcatggggaatcaagaatatagacacccctactatttctatgaatagagtaatttatggaaactatgcatttgctcgtttcttttgtataatttggaccatgccaaaagaaagaagggatgacctaaacatacctggagtaggaaaaactccggataatatttcgttggaaactttcgtggattgaacttagaaccaaAAATTGGATTAATCttttgtgttttgaaattgaTGAACAAAATCAGCTTCTGTTCTTGGCGTTGAAGCTTCTGTTCTTGAAATTTATGAATTACAGCTTCTGCATTttgaaatttatggaaactgtTTGAACGTTGGAGTTTCTGTTCTTGACTTTGAAGTGTTCAAACAAAGAAAGGAAATGTTTTTGATTTTAGAATTACTAATTACTTATTCATTTCATGTGGTTAGCTAGTGCTGTCACGTCTCATTTCCACACTATAATAATTAACTAGATAATAtaccgttatccggtaattaaccaattacctgtataatttaaaaaatatctcaaattacctaaaaatattactcatttttaatatactttatatattacactatcgtggtcatgtggtaccttacatggtactagttcctaattatcgggtattatcgctcgacccgtattttattccaaattggaaactttcaacgaaactcattttctttaattcgtgtagccctttatccttcataatacttatttatcgcttgttataaatagtataaatatgttaacatcaagatgatattatccccgagtctacgtcaattaactaaagaggaaacttttaacgtacaaaaatacgAGATGTAACATTTTACCTAGATTTTCCCCTAATTATTATTCCCAACTCGTCATCTTTCAAAACATTCTCTTGAGTTTTCAAACCTCTTTAGATAATAATGGCTAAGTCATCTAAATACGTTCCTCAACAAGTTGCCGCTTTGTCTTTTCAATCGGTCGTCGGTACCGAGGAGACTGCTCCTGAAGTAGTTGCCCTTGCAATGGCTTCTTTCGAGGTGGCAGCCGACAAACCATCCCCTGAGCCTACCTTGAAAATGTTTATACCTTGGGGCTACTCAATTGTATACAACTTCAAGGTCAAGAAACCC contains:
- the LOC138883765 gene encoding uncharacterized protein; protein product: MSRGRGKGGTSNSSNPQNSIYAFAGRQDQESSPDVVTSILSVSSYDIHALIDPGSTFSYVTPLVASKFGMKPKLVKPFEVSTLVRDSMISKKVYRGCIVVVHSRSTVAGLIELDMVEFDVIIGMDWLASYHANVDCRSKIVRFQFLGEPIFKWKGNTASPRGIFISYLKARKMINKSCIYYLVRVQDMEVEAPTIQSIPMVNEFPDEL